CGGCGGGTGTCTTGAAGCGAGCAGGTGGTGTGCCGTTTGCCGCCGCCGTGTCCGACCCTTGCGACGGTCGCAGCCAGGGCACGACCGGCATGTTCGATAGTCTGCCCTATCGCAACGATGCCGCCACGGTCTTTGGCCGGCTGATTCGCTCGCTGCCGACGCGGCGCGGCGTGCTGGGCGTGGCGACTTGCGACAAGGGGCTGCCAGCCATGATGATGGCCCTGGCCCGCGCGCACGACCTGCCGGTGGTGCTCGTTCCCGGTGGTGTGACGTTGCCGCCATCGACGGGGGAAGACGCCGGCAAGGTTCAGTCACTCGGCGCGCGCTACGCCCAAGGGGAAGTCACGCTCGAAGATGCTCAGGAGTATTCGTGCCACGCCTGCGCCAGCCCTGGCGGCGGGTGTCAGTTTCTGGGAACCGCGGCCACCAGCCAGGTAGTAGCCGAAGCATTGGGATTGACGGTGCCGCACGCGGCGCTAGCCCCGAGTGGACAGCCGATTTGGCTCGACATGGCCGAGCGGAGCGCTCGGGCCCTGTGGATGCAAACGCGCCGTGGCATCAAGTCGAGCGATCTGGTGACCGAAGCCTCGGTCCACAATGCCATGGTCGTCCACGCCGCGTTCGGCGGCTCGACGAATCTGTTGCTGCACATTCCGGCGGTGGCCTACATGGCCGGCGTGCGCCGTCCGATGGTCGACGATTGGACGGATGTTAACCGTCGCGTGCCGCGACTGGTCGATGCGCTGCCCAATGGGCCGGTCGGGCATCCCACGGTCCAGGTCTTCATGGCCGGCGGCGTGCCCGAGGTGATGCTCCAGCTGCGCGAGCTAGGGCTGTTGCAGCTCGACTGCCTGACGGCCAGCGGCGAGTCGCTGGGCCGGGTGCTCGAATGGTGGGAGAAGTCGTCGCGAAGGGCCGAGCTGCGCGCTCGCCTGAAAGCGGTTGATGGGATCGACCCCGACAACGTGATCATGTCCCCTGCCCGCGCCGCCGAGCGCGGGTTGACCAGTACGGTTTGCTTCCCGCGCGGGAACTTGGCGCCGGAAGGCTCGGTCATCAAGAGCACGGCCATCGACCCGGCCGTCGTTGATGCCGACGGTGTGTACCGCAAAACCGGTCCGGCCCGGGTGTTCATTCGCGAGCGCGACGCCGTGGCGGCGATCAAGGGTCAAAGTGATCGGCCCGTGCGACCGGGGGACGTGGTGGTACTCTGTTGTCGTGGGCCACTCGGTTCGGGCATGGAAGAGACGTACCAGATCACGTCGGCCCTGAAGTACCTCTCGTGGGGGCGCGACGTCGCCGTGTTGACCGACGCCCGATTTTCCGGCGTGAGCACCGGTGCGTGCATCGGTCACGTCAGTCCCGAGGCTTTGGCCGGTGGACCGATTGGCCGCCTGCGCGACGGGGACCAGATTCAAATCGTGGTCGACCGGCGCACGCTGGTGGGCAGCGTCGATCTGGTCGGTGACGGCACAAAGACCTTTGGCACCGAAGAAGGAACTCGCGAGTTGGCCCGGCGTACGCCGCGACCCGACTTGCAGCCCGATGCCGACTTGCCACCGGAAACTCGCCTGTGGGCGGCTCTGCAAGCCGCTAGCGGCGGGCCGTGGCAAGGCTGCGTGTATGACGTCGAGCAGATTGTCGCCGCACTCGAACGGGCACGCCAATCAAATAAGTGACGAGAGCCGCTGACGTAAGTCGACGGAAAAACATGCCGCAGTGATCGCGTTACTTCGCCGGCGCGCTCTTGGCCGCGTCGAGATTGGCGTTGACGACTTGCCACGGCCATTTGCCGCGCCAGATCGACAGCGAACGCCCGGCGTGCGACAGGTACGTGAAGTACTCTTCGGTCTTTTCCGGCGTCAACTCGTCAATCGTCTTGACCATCCATTGCCCGGCCGCGGCTAACACGCCACGCGGCGGGTGCAGCGACTCGGGGGCCATCGCCCACCATTCCAGGGCGTGGCCCGTGGCCAGGATCCGATCGGCCACCGTGTCGCCGCTGGTGCGGCCGGCATCGGTGGTCTTCTTGCGCACGGTCGGCCAGTTGCCGTCCCAGTACCCTTCCGTGCTTTGCGAGGCAACAAGCAGTTGCGTGATGCGGAACAGGTAATCGTGAACTTCGCCGCGGACCTGCTCGCTGAACAGCGGCGTCTGCTCATCATGAATTCGCAGCATGCAGGTCAGCGTGTACAAGCGATGGTTCGCGAAGCAGACGCCCTGCGGCATTTCTTGCCGCATGATCCGACGAGCCAGCATGTCGAAGGTGATCTCCTGCCCTTCGCTGGTCACGTAATGCGCGCCCGGCGCGAAGAACAGCGTGAATGCCAAGGCCGACCATTCGTATTCGAGTTGATTCAGGCTGAAGTCGCGCAGCGTCTGTTCGAGCATGGCGCGATAGGTCGTTTGGCGCAGTGGCGTGACCAGGGGGAAGTCGAGCGGCGTGCCGACCTCGGCCAGACCGGTCAGGGTGTGATCGACGTGGCTCGACGTTTGGTGCCCTTCCTGGGTACGGACGCGGACGCCGCGCTCGAAATCAATCAGCAGGGCCGGAACCTGGTCGCCGTACAGGGCCTTGAACTTTCGCGTGTCGGTCAACACGTCGCGCAGTTCTTCGCCCGAGAACAGCGACTTGTCCGTAAACTTCGCGGGGATGCCCCAGAATCGCAATGCGTGGTCGATGTGATTGAGCTTGGTCTTGGGCCCCAGGTTGTGCGGGCCGAGCTTGCGAAGCACGCGTTCCAACTGCTCGTCGGTCACCACCACCGAATAATCATGCGGCGGCGCGACCAGCCGCGGCTCGGACAGCAGCTTGGGAAGCGCGTGCCAGGCGCTCAGCTTCAGAGCGCTATACGAGGCCCAGGTCACGCCGGCGCCCAGCACCAGAACTTGCAACGCGACAAAGCCCGCCCAGCGGCCGGTTTGATTCAGGTTTGGATTCATGGGAGTCATCAGCGGTTACTCGGTTAATGGTCGTTGATCGGCGGCGCGACTATTGGCCCAGGCCGGCTTGCTGGCTCGGCACAGGCGCGGTCGGCTCGGGAGGATTGCGCGGGTTGCGGGTAAAGACAATGGCCTGATCGTCTTCGTAGCGCGGAGTCCACTCGGGACTGCGGCGCATGATGCGGATCATCACTGGTTGGACCTTTTTGTCGATCACTGCGGTTTCGATGTTGTAACGATCGAACACCCCTTCCCAGCCGGCCTCGACCATGCTCACGCGCTGGTGGTCGGCCCAGACCTGGCGAGGAAGAACGTGCAGATTGGTCGTGGCAAACACGCGCAGATTGGCAGGCCCGTCCCAGACGAGCCAGTCGCCCCACCACTGCGGGTTGTAAATCTGACCTTTGGGCGGGTGTTGGCGCAGGTACTCGGTGACGCGCCACGGAGTCATGTCGCTGTAGAGCGAGTCCTTGCCGCGCGGCGTGCCCCCCATCAGCGGCCGGCTCAGGCCCGAGAAGACAAACGTCACCCAGACCAACATCACGGCCACCATCAAATAGCGCCACGACCGGCCGGCCGGCAGCTTGCCCGCGTCGAACTCGGCGGGGCTGACCTCGGGTTCGAGCTTGCGCGGGAACCAGCGATCGGCTAGATCGGTCAGATGGGGCGTGAGGATCCAAGCCAGGGCCGGCGCGAGCCAGCCCAGAAAGCGATGATGCGAGAGGGCTTGCCAGGTGAACAGCGCCAACAGCAACCCGTCATAAACGTGAAATGACCGCTTGCTCAACCGCAGGACGAACACCAGCACCACGGCGCCAACGGCAAACTCGTATCCGCCGGTGCCGCGCCACGACAGCGGCTGCCACTCGCTAATCGCCTGGACGACCGGATTTTTGTCGAACGCGGCGACTTCCAGCCACAGGTTCATGCCATAAGGATTGACCAGCGACGCGGCCGCCACCACTTCGGCGAACAGGATCCATTGCTGCGTCGGCCGGTCGGCGAAAGCGGCCTTGAACGACCAGTTCCGCCAAGCCACCTCGATAAACTTGCCGGCGGCGATCAGGCCGACGAACAACACGCCGCAAACAAACGTGCCGTGCAGCCCGGACCAGACAGTCATCAGCAGCGGCGTCGCAATCCACAGCAGTCGGCTGGGCCCGCGCAGGGTGAGCTGTCCGCCACAATCATGTGCCTGGCGCGCCAGCATCCACAGCAACACCGCCAGGCAGAGCAACGAGAAAACTTCCGGACGCAGCGTTGTTAGTCGGCTCCAACCGACCGTCAGGGTCAGCAGCGCGCCAAACATGGCGACCGACAGCCGGCCCGACAGCAGGAAGAACGAACGCGTCAGCAAGATATAAGTCAGCAGCACCGTGACGGCGAACAGCGCGCACAAGCCTTCGGGGCCGGCAAGCTGTTCCAACTTGGCCAGCAACACTTGCGAGACCCACCAAGAGTCGACATAGCGCATGCCTTCGGCCAGCGGCTGCACGGGATCCTGAGTGGGAAGCGTGCCATGTTCAACGATCCAACGGCCGATGCTGACATGGCCCCACAGGTCGGTATTGCGCAGCGGCAAATGGTTAACGCCCAGGAACAGCGCACAGAACGCCGCCGTCGCCACCAGATGGCGCAGTCGCAACGCACAGCTCACGCTGAGCACCGGGCGCAATACCGGCTCGGCCGGCGCGGTCAAGGAATCGTCCAATACCTGAGGATCGGTCGCCATGGCAGAGTGCTCGTGTCGATCGTGACGTAGAGATAGGTCAGGGCGCGCGACGCACAGAATTCCAGCGCCAGCCGCGCGCAATTTCCACTGGGGAACTGTGGGTCGAAAAAGCAGGTCTGTCCAACGTGACTCGTTTCGGGCATTGCGGAGGAATCAGGGCCTGACTGGCCTGAGCGGCTCAACCGTTACCACCGGCAGAACCGGCCCCTGACAGCCGAGGACACCCCAGCGATTTCGGGCTGACCCAAAG
This genomic window from Planctomycetota bacterium contains:
- a CDS encoding YjhG/YagF family D-xylonate dehydratase, whose amino-acid sequence is MSRAQGVEFNWQEIVDTSTPALHEVVTHAAGPAGRIPISADMLLNWPSGDLFGLTQNAGMGWPPQEMLGPQFLILSTHGGLRADDGTPIALGYHTGHWEVGLLVKAAAGVLKRAGGVPFAAAVSDPCDGRSQGTTGMFDSLPYRNDAATVFGRLIRSLPTRRGVLGVATCDKGLPAMMMALARAHDLPVVLVPGGVTLPPSTGEDAGKVQSLGARYAQGEVTLEDAQEYSCHACASPGGGCQFLGTAATSQVVAEALGLTVPHAALAPSGQPIWLDMAERSARALWMQTRRGIKSSDLVTEASVHNAMVVHAAFGGSTNLLLHIPAVAYMAGVRRPMVDDWTDVNRRVPRLVDALPNGPVGHPTVQVFMAGGVPEVMLQLRELGLLQLDCLTASGESLGRVLEWWEKSSRRAELRARLKAVDGIDPDNVIMSPARAAERGLTSTVCFPRGNLAPEGSVIKSTAIDPAVVDADGVYRKTGPARVFIRERDAVAAIKGQSDRPVRPGDVVVLCCRGPLGSGMEETYQITSALKYLSWGRDVAVLTDARFSGVSTGACIGHVSPEALAGGPIGRLRDGDQIQIVVDRRTLVGSVDLVGDGTKTFGTEEGTRELARRTPRPDLQPDADLPPETRLWAALQAASGGPWQGCVYDVEQIVAALERARQSNK